In Halopelagius inordinatus, a single genomic region encodes these proteins:
- a CDS encoding M14 family zinc carboxypeptidase, with amino-acid sequence MELDRRTTLKALGGVVGLSSLGSAPALATSNDDDYDEQTIALDYLANDDLLDNDELQTILESLADTYSHWVSLEQIGESNQGRPLWAIRLVSPDAEDPTEVAAVASQHGDEIIVDEGLLSAAHYLLDEEEEGREWLKHVAVNIVPRVNPDGFVARQRYNVDTDAPERGSGDDIFGGDAGFFTAGEPNIGWDINRYHWPDWEDSPTYQTAPDEYPENPVPESRAMLNMVDERDPEWIIDFHRQGEYVVDYDFEFDPENPDREPESEYPPDPDDPGGGDIVTASVFWPINEGVSDDTQNLSKQMAYTIYDELSEYDQANVTRYPGGTYGGIARNGYGLQGLGSVLFELSQGTLGDREYRIQQAMDGLLSVVEATANESLYDVDPDNVTELPERGDYFPVE; translated from the coding sequence ATGGAACTTGACAGACGGACAACGCTTAAAGCGCTCGGCGGGGTCGTTGGACTGAGTTCGCTCGGTTCGGCACCTGCTCTCGCTACAAGCAACGACGACGACTACGACGAACAGACAATCGCTCTCGATTACCTCGCGAACGACGACCTTCTGGACAACGACGAACTGCAGACCATCCTCGAGAGCCTCGCTGACACGTACTCTCATTGGGTCAGCCTCGAACAGATCGGCGAGTCGAACCAGGGTCGTCCCCTCTGGGCGATTCGACTCGTCAGTCCCGACGCCGAGGACCCGACCGAAGTGGCGGCGGTAGCCAGCCAACACGGCGACGAAATTATCGTAGACGAGGGCCTTCTGTCGGCCGCACACTACCTCCTCGACGAGGAAGAGGAGGGTCGAGAGTGGCTCAAACACGTCGCAGTCAACATCGTCCCGCGGGTGAACCCGGACGGGTTCGTCGCTCGCCAGCGGTACAACGTCGACACCGACGCTCCGGAACGCGGTTCGGGCGACGACATCTTCGGCGGCGACGCCGGCTTCTTCACCGCCGGCGAACCGAACATCGGGTGGGACATCAACCGGTATCACTGGCCCGACTGGGAGGACAGTCCGACCTACCAGACCGCCCCCGACGAGTATCCGGAGAACCCGGTGCCCGAATCGCGGGCGATGCTCAATATGGTCGACGAACGCGACCCAGAGTGGATCATCGACTTCCACCGGCAGGGCGAGTACGTCGTGGACTACGACTTCGAGTTCGACCCGGAGAACCCAGACCGGGAACCCGAGAGCGAGTATCCCCCGGACCCGGACGACCCCGGCGGAGGCGACATCGTGACGGCCTCGGTGTTTTGGCCCATCAACGAGGGCGTCTCCGATGACACGCAGAACCTCTCGAAGCAGATGGCGTACACGATATACGACGAACTCTCCGAGTACGACCAGGCCAACGTCACGCGGTACCCCGGCGGAACGTACGGCGGCATCGCCCGCAACGGCTACGGACTGCAGGGACTCGGAAGCGTCCTCTTCGAGTTGAGTCAGGGAACGCTCGGCGATCGAGAGTACCGCATCCAACAGGCGATGGACGGCCTCCTCTCGGTCGTGGAGGCGACCGCCAACGAATCGCTGTACGACGTCGACCCGGACAACGTGACGGAACTCCCCGAACGCGGCGACTACTTCCCCGTCGAGTAG
- the mch gene encoding methenyltetrahydromethanopterin cyclohydrolase, whose protein sequence is MESINRMAVELVDEAIDFADELRVVPYELDSGATVLDFGVDAEGGVEAGLLLAEIQTAGLATVQTRMDEVAGAPIPHVELQTDHPAVAVLCSQKAGWELTFEDPEFDGLGSGPARALVGEEDEFQAVGYYDEFDLTVLAVEAIDLPDDNVAEHVAETAGVEPSGVFLPTFASGSTVGSVTTAARAAELAVFRLFELGYDPRDILSAFGSAPLAPVSYDEGVAMGRTNDALAYGGEVHLTVAEEFDEFDRVPSTAREEYGKPFEQIFDDAGWDFYDVPAEVFAPAKVTIDVVNGPTHVFGETDEELLAESFDLRT, encoded by the coding sequence ATGGAATCTATCAATCGGATGGCCGTCGAACTAGTCGACGAGGCCATCGACTTCGCCGACGAACTCCGCGTCGTCCCCTACGAGTTGGACTCGGGGGCGACGGTGCTCGACTTCGGCGTGGACGCGGAGGGCGGCGTCGAGGCGGGACTCCTCCTCGCGGAGATACAGACGGCGGGTCTCGCGACGGTGCAGACCCGGATGGACGAGGTGGCGGGCGCGCCGATACCCCACGTCGAACTCCAGACCGACCACCCCGCAGTCGCGGTGCTCTGCTCGCAGAAGGCCGGATGGGAACTCACCTTCGAGGACCCCGAGTTCGACGGACTCGGCTCCGGCCCCGCCCGCGCCCTCGTCGGCGAGGAAGACGAGTTCCAGGCGGTCGGCTACTACGACGAGTTCGACCTGACCGTGTTGGCGGTCGAAGCCATCGACCTGCCGGACGACAACGTCGCAGAGCACGTCGCCGAGACGGCGGGCGTCGAACCCAGCGGCGTCTTCTTGCCGACGTTCGCCTCCGGGTCCACCGTCGGAAGCGTCACCACCGCGGCCCGCGCCGCCGAACTCGCCGTCTTCCGCCTCTTCGAGTTGGGGTACGACCCGCGGGACATCCTCTCGGCGTTCGGGTCGGCACCGCTCGCGCCCGTCAGTTACGACGAGGGCGTCGCGATGGGCCGGACGAACGACGCACTCGCGTACGGCGGCGAAGTCCACCTCACCGTCGCCGAGGAGTTCGATGAGTTCGACCGGGTGCCTTCCACCGCACGCGAGGAGTACGGCAAGCCGTTCGAGCAGATATTCGACGACGCGGGGTGGGACTTCTACGACGTTCCCGCCGAGGTGTTCGCACCCGCGAAGGTGACCATCGACGTGGTGAACGGGCCGACGCACGTGTTCGGCGAGACGGACGAGGAACTCCTCGCGGAGTCGTTCGACCTGCGGACGTAG
- a CDS encoding MTH1187 family thiamine-binding protein codes for MTVVAMLSVAPVVEGSMSDQVAKAVAALDEFDVSYETNPMGTVIEADDVGTLFDAVEAAHEAVDADRVSTVLKIDDKRASDASAADKVAAVEEHLGRPAKRERDE; via the coding sequence ATGACAGTTGTCGCCATGTTGAGCGTCGCACCGGTCGTCGAGGGGAGCATGTCCGACCAAGTAGCGAAGGCGGTCGCCGCCTTAGACGAGTTCGACGTCTCCTACGAGACGAACCCGATGGGGACGGTGATAGAGGCGGACGACGTGGGTACTCTCTTCGACGCCGTCGAGGCGGCCCACGAGGCGGTGGACGCCGACAGAGTCAGCACGGTTCTGAAGATAGACGACAAACGCGCCTCCGACGCGAGCGCCGCCGACAAAGTCGCGGCGGTAGAGGAGCATCTCGGCCGCCCCGCAAAGCGGGAGAGAGACGAGTAA
- a CDS encoding ATP-binding protein, producing MERPREPVLVMLFGLIFAAVISIEILVVSLGPYPMSPEFVIGLATGIPAALGLLVGGYELSRRPFSPERQDRVLKWCLGGTVVFVAVNVGMMLAIPPATPFEMVGWLRWAASLGGGTGFLIGFYEAKAIHREAVAQRSAVRAEELEHRRELLDYLNALLRHEVLNTANVIEGYAELLEDTSEEGTPTRKYAGIIGRQTTDLTRVTKDVRILLRTVEEEPILHRTNLSEVLNDELVKITDRYEGVETDVTVPEAEETYVRADDLLRRIFSNLLSNAVEHNDAPTPRVSVTVSTTEETVVVRVADNGPGIPEAERDGLFDTTTGGRDHGIGLTIIGRLAERYEGSVELTETGPDGSVFSVELPRAE from the coding sequence ATGGAGAGGCCTCGGGAACCCGTGCTCGTGATGCTTTTCGGCCTTATATTCGCCGCCGTTATCAGTATCGAAATCCTCGTCGTCTCTCTCGGGCCGTACCCGATGTCTCCCGAGTTCGTCATCGGACTCGCGACGGGGATACCGGCCGCCCTCGGATTGCTCGTCGGCGGGTACGAACTCTCTCGACGCCCGTTTTCGCCCGAGCGACAGGACCGAGTTCTGAAGTGGTGTCTCGGCGGAACCGTCGTCTTCGTCGCCGTCAACGTCGGCATGATGCTCGCGATTCCCCCGGCCACCCCGTTCGAGATGGTCGGATGGTTGCGGTGGGCCGCCAGTCTCGGCGGCGGTACCGGGTTTCTCATCGGGTTCTACGAGGCGAAGGCGATTCACCGAGAGGCGGTCGCCCAACGGTCCGCCGTCCGTGCCGAGGAACTCGAACACCGACGAGAACTGCTCGACTACCTCAACGCGTTGCTTCGCCACGAGGTTTTGAACACCGCGAACGTCATCGAGGGGTACGCGGAACTGCTCGAAGACACCTCCGAGGAGGGAACGCCGACGAGGAAGTACGCGGGCATCATCGGTCGGCAGACCACGGACCTCACGAGAGTCACGAAGGACGTGCGGATACTGCTTCGGACCGTCGAAGAGGAACCGATCCTGCATCGGACGAATCTCAGCGAGGTGCTGAACGACGAACTCGTCAAGATAACCGACCGCTACGAGGGCGTCGAGACCGACGTGACCGTTCCCGAGGCCGAGGAGACGTACGTTCGCGCGGACGACCTACTTCGACGGATATTCTCGAACCTGCTTTCGAACGCCGTAGAGCACAACGACGCTCCGACGCCGCGCGTTTCCGTGACGGTATCGACGACGGAGGAGACGGTAGTCGTCCGCGTCGCGGACAACGGCCCCGGCATCCCGGAGGCGGAACGCGACGGACTCTTCGACACGACGACGGGCGGCCGAGACCACGGAATCGGTCTGACCATCATCGGGCGGTTGGCGGAACGCTACGAGGGGAGCGTCGAACTCACCGAAACCGGGCCCGACGGAAGCGTGTTCAGCGTCGAACTCCCGCGGGCGGAGTAG
- a CDS encoding acetoacetate decarboxylase family protein — MKRDAPPFENGDEVTLSTGQTVELPAYTRATMSGVVLPASRTRVADLLPPGLSPVRAGFGTGAVGFLSVEYHDIGRGALDPYDEFAVILAARPDSRTGVASLSVPTGIEGYVWYMPVTTEPARAFGDEIWGYPKVVAEVEITEEDGHRRTTVTADGERVVTMAVEKPPTVTREETITAYTEMDGSLLGTRGDLSGEMGAWPFSRRFAYSLGDHPKAETLRGLELGDRAFGRFYADGEVVFGAGNAV; from the coding sequence ATGAAACGCGACGCGCCCCCATTCGAGAACGGCGACGAGGTGACTCTCTCGACGGGACAGACGGTCGAACTCCCCGCGTACACGCGTGCGACGATGTCCGGCGTCGTCCTCCCGGCGTCCCGGACGCGGGTCGCGGACCTCCTGCCGCCCGGACTCTCCCCGGTGCGTGCGGGGTTCGGCACCGGCGCGGTCGGGTTTCTGAGCGTCGAATACCACGACATCGGCCGCGGCGCTCTCGACCCGTACGACGAGTTCGCCGTCATCCTCGCCGCGAGGCCCGACTCCCGCACCGGCGTCGCGTCTCTCTCCGTGCCGACGGGAATCGAGGGATACGTCTGGTACATGCCGGTCACGACCGAACCGGCCCGCGCCTTCGGCGACGAGATATGGGGCTACCCGAAGGTGGTCGCCGAGGTAGAGATAACGGAGGAAGACGGACACCGGCGCACGACGGTTACGGCGGACGGCGAACGAGTCGTCACGATGGCGGTGGAGAAACCGCCGACCGTGACGCGAGAGGAGACGATAACCGCCTACACGGAGATGGACGGCTCACTCCTCGGAACTCGGGGCGACCTGTCGGGAGAGATGGGCGCGTGGCCCTTCAGTCGCCGGTTCGCCTACTCTCTGGGAGACCACCCGAAAGCCGAGACGCTTCGGGGACTCGAACTCGGCGACCGAGCGTTCGGCCGGTTTTACGCCGACGGCGAGGTGGTGTTCGGGGCCGGGAACGCGGTGTAA
- a CDS encoding putative RNA uridine N3 methyltransferase has protein sequence MTLSVLVPSSLVREAEDKREATRKIGYVARAATVFRADRLVVFPDGEGERRWGGGFVETVLRYAATPPYLRKEVWGRREELEYVGVLPPLRVPSTTGSESDDSGSLQQGIVTEVGPDGRVRVNCGMQHPVSLYTPSDMEVREGERVAIRISSREPVRARIVDEPLPGFDVSRAGLEEALDRPDAGVAIATSRFGEPLTVGRLADLSPRIERAGATVVFGSPGRGLPEILGIDAEEVSVEPSDGPGFDLWLNTIPRQGSEVVRTEEAMFASLSPLTLTE, from the coding sequence ATGACACTCAGCGTACTCGTGCCGTCCTCCCTCGTCCGGGAAGCCGAAGACAAACGCGAGGCAACTCGCAAAATCGGCTACGTCGCCCGCGCGGCGACGGTGTTCCGGGCAGACCGGCTCGTCGTCTTCCCCGACGGGGAAGGCGAACGGCGCTGGGGAGGCGGGTTCGTCGAAACCGTGCTTCGGTACGCCGCCACGCCGCCGTACCTCCGAAAGGAGGTGTGGGGGCGGCGCGAGGAACTGGAGTACGTCGGTGTCTTACCACCCCTGCGCGTCCCGTCTACGACCGGCTCCGAATCAGACGATTCGGGGTCGTTACAACAGGGAATCGTGACCGAGGTCGGACCTGACGGTCGCGTTCGGGTCAATTGCGGAATGCAACACCCGGTCTCCCTCTACACCCCATCGGATATGGAGGTGCGAGAGGGGGAGCGCGTCGCCATCAGGATCTCTTCGCGAGAACCGGTCCGTGCGCGGATCGTCGACGAACCCCTCCCGGGTTTCGACGTGTCCCGCGCGGGCCTCGAAGAAGCGCTCGACCGCCCCGACGCAGGTGTCGCCATCGCGACGTCGCGCTTCGGGGAACCGTTGACGGTCGGAAGACTGGCGGACCTCTCGCCCCGCATCGAGCGGGCGGGAGCGACCGTCGTCTTCGGGTCGCCCGGGCGAGGGCTTCCGGAAATCCTCGGCATCGACGCCGAGGAGGTGTCAGTCGAACCCTCCGACGGTCCGGGGTTCGACCTCTGGCTCAATACGATTCCGCGACAGGGCAGCGAGGTGGTGCGAACCGAAGAAGCGATGTTCGCGTCCCTCTCCCCCCTGACTCTCACGGAGTGA
- a CDS encoding 50S ribosomal protein L3: MPQPSRPRKGSMGYSPRKRVDSEIPRIRSWPDDDGSPGLQGFAGYKAGMTQVMMVNDQSDSPREGMEEAVPVTVVETPPMRAVALRAYKQTAYGTQPVTEVWASEFDDELDRVLDLPNEDSFEDDAEELRSLFDEGEVDDLRLIAHTVPGSMKNIPKKKPDVMENRIGGGSLQERLDFGLDLLEEGGEHAMSDVFRAGEYLDVAGVTKGKGTQGPVKRWGVQKRKGKHARQGWRRRIGNLGPWNPSRVRSTVPQQGQTGYHQRTELNKRLIDIGEGDEASVDGGFVNYGEIDGSYALVKGSLPGPNKRLLRFRPAVRPNDQPRLDPEVRYVSTASNQG, from the coding sequence ATGCCACAACCAAGCAGACCACGAAAGGGTTCGATGGGCTACAGCCCGCGCAAGCGTGTGGATTCCGAAATCCCGCGCATCCGCTCGTGGCCCGACGACGACGGGTCGCCGGGTCTCCAGGGCTTCGCCGGCTACAAAGCTGGAATGACCCAAGTGATGATGGTCAACGACCAGTCCGACTCCCCCCGCGAAGGGATGGAGGAGGCTGTTCCGGTGACCGTCGTCGAGACCCCACCCATGCGCGCGGTGGCCCTTCGAGCCTACAAGCAGACGGCGTACGGAACGCAACCGGTGACCGAAGTCTGGGCGTCCGAGTTCGACGACGAACTCGACCGCGTCCTCGACCTCCCGAACGAGGACAGCTTCGAGGACGACGCAGAGGAACTCCGCTCTCTCTTCGACGAGGGCGAAGTCGACGACCTGCGTCTCATCGCTCACACGGTCCCCGGTTCAATGAAGAACATCCCCAAGAAGAAGCCCGACGTCATGGAGAACCGCATCGGCGGTGGCTCCCTGCAGGAACGGCTGGACTTCGGTCTCGACCTCCTCGAAGAGGGCGGCGAGCACGCGATGTCCGACGTGTTCCGCGCAGGCGAGTATCTCGACGTCGCGGGCGTCACGAAGGGGAAAGGTACCCAAGGCCCCGTCAAGCGGTGGGGCGTCCAAAAGCGGAAGGGCAAACACGCACGTCAGGGATGGCGGCGCCGAATCGGTAACCTCGGTCCGTGGAACCCCTCGCGTGTTCGCTCGACGGTCCCCCAGCAGGGACAGACCGGCTACCACCAGCGGACGGAACTCAACAAGCGCCTCATCGACATCGGTGAGGGCGACGAGGCGTCCGTAGACGGCGGTTTCGTCAACTACGGCGAAATCGACGGCTCGTACGCGCTCGTGAAGGGTTCGCTGCCGGGCCCGAACAAGCGCCTCCTGCGCTTCCGCCCGGCCGTCCGACCGAACGACCAACCGCGCCTCGACCCCGAGGTGCGCTACGTCTCTACGGCATCGAACCAGGGATAA
- the rpl4p gene encoding 50S ribosomal protein L4, whose protein sequence is MKATIRDLNGEEAGTLDLPEVFETHYRPDLIKRAVLAAQANRKQAYGSDPYAGMRTPAESMGSGRGMSHDPRQNGVARRVPHAVSGRKAHPPKAEKEQGKDINKKERKLAVRSALAATADPELVAERGHRFDDGVELPLVVSDEFEDLVKTKEVVSFLESVGVYADVEHSEDNKKIKAGQGKARGRKYTRPKSILFVTSEEPSKAARNLAGVDVATASGVDAEDLAPGTHAGRLTVFTESALEEVADR, encoded by the coding sequence ATGAAGGCAACAATTCGCGACCTGAACGGCGAAGAGGCGGGCACGCTCGACCTGCCCGAGGTCTTCGAGACGCACTACCGTCCGGACCTCATCAAGCGTGCAGTCCTCGCCGCGCAGGCCAACCGAAAGCAGGCGTACGGCTCCGACCCCTACGCCGGGATGCGGACTCCCGCAGAGTCCATGGGTAGCGGTCGCGGCATGTCCCACGACCCGCGCCAGAACGGCGTCGCCCGACGCGTCCCGCACGCAGTCTCCGGCCGCAAGGCGCACCCGCCGAAGGCCGAGAAAGAGCAGGGGAAGGACATCAACAAGAAAGAGCGCAAACTCGCCGTCCGGTCGGCACTCGCCGCCACGGCGGACCCCGAACTCGTCGCAGAGCGAGGACACCGGTTCGACGACGGCGTCGAACTCCCCCTCGTCGTTTCCGACGAGTTCGAGGACCTCGTGAAGACGAAGGAGGTCGTCTCCTTCCTCGAATCCGTCGGCGTCTACGCGGACGTCGAACACTCCGAGGACAACAAGAAGATCAAGGCCGGACAGGGGAAGGCCCGCGGTCGCAAGTACACGCGCCCGAAGTCTATCCTGTTCGTCACGAGCGAGGAACCGTCGAAGGCGGCGCGTAACCTCGCAGGCGTGGACGTCGCGACGGCCTCCGGGGTCGACGCGGAGGACCTCGCGCCCGGCACGCACGCCGGTCGCCTGACGGTCTTTACCGAGAGCGCCCTCGAGGAGGTGGCCGACCGATGA
- a CDS encoding 50S ribosomal protein L23: MSIIRHPLVTEKAMNEMDFDNKLQFIVDLDAAKPDIVEEIESRYEVSIEKVNTQVTPKGTKKATVRLSEDDDAQEVASRIGVF; this comes from the coding sequence ATGAGCATCATCCGTCACCCCCTCGTCACCGAGAAGGCGATGAACGAGATGGACTTCGACAACAAGCTCCAGTTCATCGTCGATCTCGACGCGGCCAAGCCCGACATCGTCGAAGAGATCGAATCGCGCTACGAGGTGTCCATCGAGAAGGTCAACACGCAGGTGACCCCGAAGGGCACGAAGAAGGCAACCGTCCGTCTGAGCGAGGACGACGACGCGCAGGAAGTCGCCTCTCGAATTGGGGTGTTCTAA
- a CDS encoding 50S ribosomal protein L2: MGRRIQGQRRGRGTPTFRAPSHRYKAELSHKKSEQEDTISGEIVDIEHDPARSAPVAAVEFDDGDQRLVLAPEGVAVGDTIQVGVSAEIKPGNTLPLAEIPEGVPVCNVESQVGDGGKFARASGTSAQLLTHDRRVAVVKLPSGEVKRLNPECRATIGVVAGGGRTEKPFVKAGNKHHKMKARGIKWPRVRGVAMNAVDHPFGGGGRQHPGRPKSVSRNAPPGRKVGDIASKRTGRGGKGGN; the protein is encoded by the coding sequence ATGGGACGACGAATTCAGGGCCAACGTCGCGGACGCGGCACGCCCACGTTCCGGGCGCCGTCGCACCGCTACAAGGCCGAACTGTCGCACAAGAAGTCCGAACAGGAAGATACGATCTCCGGCGAGATCGTCGACATCGAACACGACCCCGCACGCAGCGCACCCGTCGCGGCGGTCGAGTTCGACGACGGCGACCAGCGTCTCGTCCTCGCACCCGAGGGCGTCGCGGTCGGCGACACGATCCAAGTCGGCGTCTCCGCGGAGATCAAACCCGGCAACACGCTCCCGTTGGCCGAGATTCCGGAAGGAGTCCCGGTCTGTAACGTCGAGAGCCAAGTCGGAGACGGCGGGAAGTTCGCCCGCGCCTCGGGCACGAGCGCGCAGCTTCTGACCCACGACCGCCGCGTCGCGGTCGTCAAGCTGCCCTCGGGCGAGGTCAAGCGGCTGAACCCCGAGTGCCGCGCTACCATCGGCGTCGTCGCCGGCGGTGGCCGCACCGAAAAGCCGTTCGTCAAAGCAGGAAACAAACACCACAAGATGAAGGCGCGAGGCATCAAGTGGCCGCGGGTTCGCGGCGTCGCCATGAACGCGGTCGACCACCCGTTCGGTGGCGGTGGCCGCCAGCACCCCGGCCGCCCGAAGTCCGTCTCGCGCAACGCACCGCCCGGACGCAAGGTCGGCGACATCGCCTCCAAGCGCACCGGTCGCGGCGGCAAAGGAGGCAACTAA
- a CDS encoding 30S ribosomal protein S19 encodes MSSEYRTGREGEEFTYRGYTLDELQEMELEEVVELLPARTRRTIKRGLSTQHEKLRAEAREADAQETADSPLRTHLRDMPILPSFVDKTFAVYNGQSFERVRIEPEMIGHYLGEFQLTRNSVEHGQAGIGATRSSKFVPLK; translated from the coding sequence ATGAGTTCGGAATACCGTACCGGCCGTGAAGGTGAGGAGTTCACCTACCGCGGCTACACGCTCGACGAGCTGCAGGAGATGGAGCTCGAAGAGGTAGTGGAACTGCTGCCCGCACGCACGCGGCGAACCATCAAGCGAGGGCTCTCGACCCAACACGAGAAGCTCCGTGCAGAAGCTCGCGAAGCGGACGCACAGGAGACGGCCGACTCGCCCCTCCGGACGCACCTCCGCGACATGCCCATCCTGCCGTCGTTCGTCGACAAGACGTTCGCGGTCTACAACGGGCAGTCGTTCGAGCGCGTCCGCATCGAACCCGAGATGATCGGGCACTATCTGGGCGAGTTCCAGCTGACTCGTAACTCGGTCGAACACGGGCAGGCCGGTATCGGCGCGACCCGGTCCTCGAAGTTCGTACCGCTCAAATAA
- a CDS encoding 50S ribosomal protein L22 — translation MGINYSVEADADTTSKGMLRDRPVSLKHSKAISRAIKGMTVEEAEEYLEAVIDGDRSVPFKQHNTGVGHRSDIEGWDAGRYPEKASKAFLELLQNVASNADEQGFDGRSMEIMHVAAHKVGEQQGRKPRAFGRADPFNTTLCDVELIVEEVEE, via the coding sequence ATGGGAATCAACTACAGCGTCGAGGCCGACGCGGACACCACCTCCAAGGGGATGCTCCGCGACCGGCCCGTAAGCCTCAAGCACAGTAAGGCCATCTCGCGTGCCATCAAGGGCATGACCGTCGAGGAGGCCGAGGAGTACCTCGAGGCCGTCATCGACGGCGACCGCTCCGTCCCGTTCAAACAGCACAACACCGGTGTCGGACACCGCTCCGACATCGAGGGCTGGGACGCCGGGCGCTACCCCGAGAAGGCATCGAAGGCGTTTCTCGAACTCCTTCAGAACGTCGCCTCGAACGCCGACGAACAGGGGTTCGACGGGCGTTCGATGGAGATCATGCACGTCGCGGCACACAAAGTGGGCGAACAGCAGGGCCGAAAGCCCCGCGCGTTCGGCCGTGCGGACCCGTTCAACACCACGCTCTGTGACGTCGAACTCATCGTCGAGGAGGTCGAAGAATAA
- a CDS encoding 30S ribosomal protein S3: protein MADEHQFIEDGLQRSQIDEFFADELGRAGYGGMEVAKTPMGTQIVLKAEKPGMVIGKGGKNIRKVTKALENRFNLDDPQIDVQEVDEPDLNARIVADRLANALERGWYFRKAGHTTIDRIMDAGALGAEIVLAGKVTGARSRVEKFNRGYIKHNGEPAQTIVDEGQGVAVMKLGTIGVNVKIIPPGAKLPDDFEIDDEAEVEPVEQAAETEGVEDLLEDEPEEVPDVEQEDVEVPDEDPSEVIDEEIVEEVVEATDEAPATEGEEEVEVDEPDEEELDELDEDVEEEAENLVAEMEEADEGDADADEEETEE from the coding sequence ATGGCTGACGAACACCAGTTCATCGAAGACGGACTTCAGCGCTCGCAGATAGACGAGTTCTTCGCGGACGAACTCGGCCGCGCCGGCTACGGCGGCATGGAGGTCGCAAAGACCCCGATGGGGACGCAGATAGTCCTCAAAGCCGAGAAGCCGGGTATGGTCATCGGTAAGGGCGGAAAGAACATCCGCAAGGTGACCAAAGCGCTCGAGAACCGATTCAACCTCGACGACCCCCAGATCGACGTCCAAGAGGTCGACGAACCCGACCTCAACGCGCGAATCGTCGCCGACCGCCTCGCCAACGCGCTCGAACGCGGTTGGTACTTCCGTAAGGCGGGTCACACGACCATCGACCGCATCATGGACGCCGGCGCACTCGGCGCCGAAATCGTCCTCGCGGGGAAGGTCACGGGCGCACGCTCGCGCGTCGAGAAGTTCAACCGCGGCTACATCAAGCACAACGGCGAACCCGCCCAGACCATCGTCGACGAGGGTCAGGGCGTCGCCGTGATGAAACTCGGCACCATCGGCGTGAACGTGAAGATCATCCCGCCGGGAGCCAAACTGCCCGACGACTTCGAGATCGACGACGAGGCCGAGGTCGAACCCGTCGAGCAGGCCGCAGAGACCGAAGGCGTCGAGGACCTCCTCGAAGACGAACCCGAGGAAGTCCCCGATGTCGAACAGGAAGACGTCGAGGTTCCCGACGAGGACCCATCGGAGGTCATCGACGAGGAGATCGTCGAGGAAGTCGTCGAAGCCACCGACGAGGCTCCCGCCACCGAAGGCGAGGAGGAAGTCGAGGTCGACGAACCCGACGAGGAGGAACTCGACGAACTCGACGAAGACGTCGAAGAAGAGGCCGAGAACCTCGTTGCCGAGATGGAAGAGGCAGACGAGGGCGACGCCGACGCCGACGAAGAGGAAACGGAGGAGTAA
- the rpmC gene encoding 50S ribosomal protein L29, producing the protein MAILYPEEIRDMTPAEREAEVEDLETELLNTKAVQAAGGAPENPGRVSELKSTIARIKTIQREEGDFDEEN; encoded by the coding sequence ATGGCGATACTCTACCCTGAAGAGATCCGAGACATGACTCCCGCCGAACGGGAGGCGGAAGTCGAGGACCTCGAAACCGAACTGCTGAACACGAAGGCCGTGCAGGCGGCCGGCGGCGCGCCGGAGAACCCCGGTCGCGTCAGCGAACTGAAGTCGACTATCGCGCGCATCAAGACGATTCAGCGCGAAGAAGGCGACTTCGACGAAGAAAACTAG
- a CDS encoding ribonuclease P protein component 1 encodes MALTPETLTRHELNGLRVEVVDAANPDLVGIAGRIVVETMRTLHVDTGSRVSQVPKQGTTLRFEIPSTDPDTGSVHTDEAADVEKASGTASKLPSETAGSFAGQSDGCQGAAYVTVDGARLLSRPALRTEKAGDSTWR; translated from the coding sequence ATGGCACTGACACCCGAAACCCTCACGCGACACGAACTCAACGGCCTCCGCGTGGAGGTCGTGGACGCCGCGAACCCCGACTTGGTCGGGATAGCGGGGCGTATCGTCGTCGAGACGATGCGTACGCTGCACGTCGATACGGGGAGTCGGGTCAGTCAAGTGCCGAAGCAGGGAACGACTCTGCGGTTCGAGATTCCGTCGACAGACCCCGATACGGGGTCCGTGCATACAGATGAAGCCGCCGACGTCGAGAAGGCGTCGGGGACCGCGTCCAAACTTCCCTCGGAAACTGCCGGCTCATTCGCCGGTCAGTCTGACGGTTGCCAGGGCGCGGCCTACGTTACGGTGGATGGCGCACGTCTGCTCTCACGACCCGCCTTGCGAACAGAGAAGGCAGGTGACTCAACATGGCGATAG